GGTGTCGATCTGGAACAAATCCTGGCGCGTGCGGACTGCCATCACGATCTCTTCCAGTGCGGCGTTGCCGGCGCGCTCGCCCAGACCATTAATGGTGCACTCTACCTGACGGGCACCGCGGGACACCGCAGCCAGAGAGTTGGCCACGGCAAGCCCCAGGTCGTTATGGCAATGCACCGAGAAGATAGCCTTGTCGGCATTTGGAATCCGGTTGAGCAACTGATGGATGGTCTCGCCAAACTGCTCGGGAATGGCATAACCCACGGTGTCGGGAATGTTAATGGTACGGGCACCCGCATCGATGGCAGCCTCAATGATCCGGCAGAGAAAATCCAGCTCGGAGCGACCGGCGTCCTCACAGGAGAACTCCACATCGTCCACATGGCTGCGAGCACGCTTCACGGCCCGAACTGCCTGCTCAACCACTTCATCCGGCTGCATTTGCAGCTTGTGCTTCATGTGGATTGGAGAAGTTGCAATAAACGTATGAATACGCCCTTGCGCCGCTGGACGAATAGCCTCCGCTGCGCGGTCAATGTCATTATCCAGCGCCCGGGCAAGGCTGCAGACTGTAGATTCCTTGATCGACTCGGCGATGGCTTTTACTGCCTCAAAGTCGCCCTGACTGGCAATCGCGAATCCCGCCTCGATCACATCCACCCGGAGCTTCTCAAGGGCCTTGGCGATGCGAAGTTTCTCTGCCTTGTTCATGGTCGCCCCGGGGCTCTGCTCGCCATCACGGAGCGTTGTATCGAAAATTACCAGATGATCAGTCTCAGGCATTGTGAGGCTCCATGGGGGATTGGATTTGTAATGGCAAGAGTATATCACCGTAGGCACGGGAACTTTTATCCGGCCAATAAAAAACCCCAGCATCAAGGATGCTGGGGTTTTGGGTATTAGGAGCCTGACGATGACCTACATTGCTCGCGCTGTCGCGCTCGGCCCTTCGGGCCCGCCGTCGCTGCGCTCCCGCGTCCTGCGCTTGCCGTTGGCAAGCTGGTCACATGGGGGCCTTTGTAGTGCACAGCAGGGCCTCGATCCAAAATAAAAAAGCCCCGGCAGCTGATGCTGTCGGGGCTGTTTTATTTAGGAGCCTGACGATGACCTACTCTCACATGGGCAACGCCACACTACCATCGGCGCTGGTCTGTTTCACTTCTGAGTTCGGGATGGGATCAGGTGGTTCCAGACCGCTATGGTCGTCAGGCAAAACGGTTGATCACTGGGGGACGGGATAGAGTTAAGTGATGTTGATTTCGTTAGA
The sequence above is drawn from the Marinobacter gudaonensis genome and encodes:
- a CDS encoding 2-isopropylmalate synthase → MPETDHLVIFDTTLRDGEQSPGATMNKAEKLRIAKALEKLRVDVIEAGFAIASQGDFEAVKAIAESIKESTVCSLARALDNDIDRAAEAIRPAAQGRIHTFIATSPIHMKHKLQMQPDEVVEQAVRAVKRARSHVDDVEFSCEDAGRSELDFLCRIIEAAIDAGARTINIPDTVGYAIPEQFGETIHQLLNRIPNADKAIFSVHCHNDLGLAVANSLAAVSRGARQVECTINGLGERAGNAALEEIVMAVRTRQDLFQIDTRIDTQHIVPASRLVSTITGFPVQPNKAIVGANAFAHESGIHQDGVLKHRETYEIMRAQDVGWHTNSLVLGKHSGRNAFRTRLMELGIQFETETELNEAFTRFKALADLKHEIFDEDLQAIASDTRQKEEEGRYGLVCMQVCSETGVVPKANLTLTVDGKEHKVEAEGSGPVDATFKAIESLVDSGCNLQLYSVNNITSGTDAQGEVTVRLERGGRIVNGVGADTDIIIASAKAYIEALNLISRGGIRQHPQVADV